One genomic region from Bacillus sp. SLBN-46 encodes:
- a CDS encoding PspA/IM30 family protein: MGIFKRIKTITKAEMNGLLDGIEDPIAMLNEYSREMEQEIVKGQKALARQIFVEKKQAALLSETQAFVDKRNRQAKLAIEQGEDGIAKLAVQEKLALEKQLHLYQEQAEAIKTQTQLLKEKIEQLKETYNQMQHKKILLASRANVALSTKQIQKATVSFQTDTIARGIARVEGQILMMEAEVQAGNQFSTPIASLDATANQFVDEEELNKELEKLKNEKVALV, translated from the coding sequence ATGGGTATTTTTAAAAGAATAAAAACGATTACAAAGGCAGAAATGAATGGACTATTAGATGGAATCGAAGATCCAATTGCTATGTTGAATGAATATTCACGAGAAATGGAACAGGAAATTGTAAAAGGACAGAAAGCATTAGCACGTCAAATTTTTGTTGAGAAAAAACAGGCTGCTCTCCTTTCTGAAACTCAAGCTTTTGTAGACAAAAGAAACCGTCAGGCAAAGCTCGCGATTGAGCAAGGTGAGGATGGGATAGCAAAATTAGCTGTACAGGAAAAGCTAGCACTTGAAAAACAGCTTCACCTCTATCAAGAACAGGCTGAAGCGATTAAAACACAAACGCAACTTCTAAAAGAAAAAATAGAACAGTTGAAAGAAACGTATAACCAAATGCAGCATAAAAAAATTCTCTTAGCTTCTCGAGCAAATGTTGCTTTATCCACGAAGCAAATTCAAAAGGCAACGGTGTCCTTCCAAACAGATACAATTGCTAGAGGTATTGCACGGGTAGAAGGGCAAATTTTAATGATGGAGGCTGAAGTACAGGCAGGTAATCAATTTTCCACTCCAATAGCTTCGTTGGATGCAACAGCTAATCAGTTTGTTGACGAAGAGGAATTAAATAAAGAACTGGAGAAGCTAAAAAATGAAAAAGTTGCACTAGTTTAA
- a CDS encoding response regulator transcription factor: MTSMGQCRILIVDDEMLIRQGIKHYIDWEQEGFLIVGEASNGQEALELIELTQPHVLITDIVMPIMDGEELTRIVKEKYPEIEIIILSSFGEFDYVRSTFQSGVVDYILKPKLDANGLLKVLKKAASRIASFQTRDKQVNQGASIDYFLDKLLSGYEVNFKSAGLENAFPYSDYCLLGVTGEETIQTTIKSDIDRALGQDLNQIEYYSFKHDQHTIVYLLNLTKNDITNVVKLANKLATKLQGVRFVLTEVFQELAHLGSIYKEQFSKLLMYQFYLPNRYILSDADLPELPHKFEKFNLDWFTGEMKRRHFDSAFNYLKEHVRTYSKWYTTDVFEYKAFFSNIIFNITILLSNMEYEVKKLENAKYSYFKAFDEVRTAEEAVVLLERFIEEANECLFAIDEHSENFNMKKLMEYIMDHYAEQLTLTEVAKHFHFNPSYLSNYFSTHNNEGFIEYLNKIRIEEATKLLIKNTESISEISGMVGYSDHSYFCKVFKKIKGVSPSQYRRKQTLR, from the coding sequence ATGACATCAATGGGACAATGCAGAATTCTTATTGTAGATGACGAGATGCTAATTAGGCAAGGGATCAAACACTATATCGACTGGGAACAAGAAGGATTTTTGATCGTTGGAGAGGCTTCGAATGGACAAGAAGCATTAGAACTCATTGAGTTAACCCAACCTCATGTGTTAATAACAGATATTGTGATGCCAATCATGGACGGGGAAGAACTAACAAGAATTGTTAAAGAGAAATATCCTGAAATTGAAATCATTATCCTGAGCAGTTTTGGAGAATTTGATTATGTACGATCTACATTTCAAAGTGGCGTGGTTGATTATATATTAAAGCCAAAACTTGATGCAAATGGGCTATTAAAGGTATTGAAGAAAGCGGCTAGCAGAATTGCATCCTTCCAAACAAGAGATAAGCAAGTGAACCAGGGTGCTTCCATCGACTATTTCCTTGATAAGTTACTTTCTGGATATGAAGTCAATTTTAAATCAGCTGGATTAGAGAATGCGTTCCCTTATAGCGACTACTGTTTGTTGGGTGTTACTGGAGAGGAAACCATCCAAACTACTATAAAAAGTGATATAGATAGAGCACTGGGCCAGGATTTAAACCAGATAGAATATTATAGTTTTAAACATGATCAACATACCATTGTTTATCTCCTTAATTTAACTAAGAACGATATAACCAACGTGGTTAAACTAGCTAACAAGCTTGCAACGAAGCTGCAGGGGGTAAGATTTGTCTTAACAGAGGTGTTTCAAGAGTTAGCTCATTTGGGGAGTATTTATAAAGAGCAGTTCTCAAAACTATTAATGTACCAATTCTATCTTCCTAATAGATACATTTTATCGGACGCGGACCTTCCAGAACTTCCTCATAAATTTGAAAAATTTAATTTGGATTGGTTTACTGGTGAAATGAAAAGGAGACACTTTGATTCTGCTTTTAATTATTTAAAAGAGCATGTTAGAACCTATTCAAAATGGTATACAACAGATGTTTTTGAATACAAAGCTTTTTTTAGCAACATCATTTTTAACATAACGATTCTTCTAAGTAATATGGAATATGAAGTGAAAAAACTAGAGAATGCAAAATATTCGTATTTTAAAGCTTTTGATGAAGTACGCACTGCAGAAGAAGCGGTAGTACTATTAGAGCGTTTTATAGAAGAAGCAAATGAATGCCTATTTGCAATAGACGAGCATTCGGAAAATTTTAATATGAAAAAGCTGATGGAATATATCATGGACCATTATGCCGAGCAGCTTACCCTTACAGAAGTTGCTAAGCACTTTCATTTTAATCCCTCTTACCTATCAAATTATTTTTCAACGCATAATAATGAAGGGTTTATTGAATATCTAAATAAAATTCGTATTGAAGAAGCAACTAAGCTGTTAATTAAGAATACGGAATCTATATCTGAAATCAGCGGAATGGTCGGCTACTCTGATCACAGTTATTTTTGTAAGGTATTTAAAAAAATTAAGGGAGTATCACCAAGCCAATACAGACGAAAACAAACCTTAAGATAA
- a CDS encoding ATP-binding protein — MNANPGFFSRFLSTRGDKDVFTSTQGQLTRIYSGLLMVFLALFILIVYSVLYVVILKNQEQELQTLVQQEAGIIENYLLKKDQSDLQDLSNQEVVFAGVNQFFYYVVSPNGEMVMGNEADQRLRPELKRLVTVQVSYNGEIRKETLHIAGNPKGRGNRGEFRVPEAEKDFRLMITNKSIYYKGKYIGQLYIGKDISFAYQLFHWLLFIFVAIGIVFFGVALYMSSVMSKKAMGPIRLAFKRQREFVADASHELRTPLSVLLSSVDALEMTIEPAKEDPVWKMLTNMKEEVKRMTHLVSDLLTLARSDSNAVELKLEKFDWTQLIEKTIESVRPLADSKQLSLHFAAPDPQMVVGDFHRCSQLVYILLDNAIKYTPEKGEVRVALSNEGNQLCMTVKDTGIGIKKEDYQRIFERFYRSDKSRSRQMGGHGLGLSIAKWIVDTHKGSIHVSSEMGKGSTFTVRIPLGG, encoded by the coding sequence GTGAATGCTAATCCCGGCTTCTTCTCTCGTTTCTTGTCCACCCGTGGTGATAAGGATGTTTTTACAAGTACACAAGGTCAGTTGACACGTATTTATAGCGGACTTCTTATGGTATTTCTAGCCCTATTTATTTTGATTGTGTATTCCGTGCTCTATGTAGTGATACTAAAAAATCAGGAGCAAGAGCTCCAGACATTAGTGCAACAGGAAGCTGGCATTATTGAGAATTATTTATTGAAAAAGGACCAAAGTGACCTGCAGGATTTGTCGAATCAAGAGGTCGTTTTTGCGGGCGTGAATCAGTTTTTTTATTACGTGGTCAGTCCAAACGGAGAAATGGTGATGGGCAACGAAGCAGACCAACGTCTTCGTCCAGAACTGAAACGACTGGTAACCGTACAAGTTTCATATAACGGAGAAATCCGAAAGGAAACACTGCATATAGCCGGTAATCCAAAAGGAAGGGGAAATCGAGGGGAATTTCGTGTGCCTGAGGCTGAAAAAGACTTTCGTCTCATGATTACTAATAAATCGATTTATTATAAAGGAAAATATATTGGCCAGTTGTATATTGGAAAGGACATCTCTTTTGCCTACCAATTGTTCCACTGGCTTCTATTCATTTTCGTGGCTATTGGAATCGTATTTTTTGGAGTAGCACTCTATATGAGTTCAGTCATGTCGAAAAAAGCTATGGGTCCGATTAGGCTTGCTTTTAAGAGACAACGGGAATTTGTAGCAGATGCTTCGCATGAGTTACGTACACCCTTAAGTGTCCTGTTATCGTCCGTTGATGCGTTGGAAATGACGATCGAACCTGCAAAAGAGGACCCTGTTTGGAAAATGCTTACTAATATGAAAGAGGAAGTGAAGCGGATGACGCATTTGGTAAGTGATTTGTTAACCTTGGCCCGATCAGATTCAAATGCAGTAGAGCTCAAACTAGAAAAATTTGATTGGACCCAGCTAATTGAAAAAACGATAGAATCTGTCCGGCCGCTTGCCGATTCAAAACAACTATCACTCCATTTCGCTGCACCGGATCCACAAATGGTAGTTGGTGATTTTCATAGATGTTCCCAATTAGTCTATATTCTTTTAGATAATGCGATAAAGTACACGCCAGAAAAAGGGGAGGTCCGAGTTGCCCTATCCAATGAAGGGAATCAGTTGTGTATGACTGTTAAGGATACAGGGATCGGCATTAAAAAAGAGGATTATCAACGGATCTTTGAACGTTTCTATCGTTCAGATAAATCTCGCTCACGGCAAATGGGTGGGCATGGTCTGGGACTTTCTATTGCCAAGTGGATTGTGGACACGCACAAAGGGAGCATTCATGTATCCAGTGAAATGGGCAAAGGGAGCACCTTCACCGTTCGGATCCCATTAGGTGGGTAG
- a CDS encoding response regulator transcription factor, translating to MNILLAEDDAKLGELIEYMLKKKGGFHVEWVTEGEDAYYYAKSANYDVIIMDWMMPNGDGVEVCQRLRKHGYSGAILMLTAKDSVQDRIEGLDSGADDYLVKPFEIDELLARIRALSRRNYAPILEDEIEIHNMVLHRISHVVRSGSHEIQLSPREFQLLNLLVQNKGQVLPREMILERIWGLDTDVSLKTIDATVKLIRKKLDSLGKQDLLQSIRGVGYKCEC from the coding sequence ATGAATATCTTATTAGCTGAAGACGATGCCAAACTGGGTGAGTTAATTGAATATATGCTGAAGAAAAAGGGCGGATTCCATGTGGAATGGGTAACGGAAGGAGAGGATGCCTACTATTATGCAAAGTCTGCCAATTATGATGTGATTATCATGGATTGGATGATGCCAAACGGTGATGGAGTGGAAGTCTGTCAGCGTCTCAGGAAACACGGATATTCCGGTGCCATTCTCATGCTAACAGCTAAAGATTCCGTTCAGGATCGAATTGAAGGACTCGATTCCGGAGCGGATGACTATCTTGTCAAACCATTTGAAATCGATGAACTGTTAGCGAGGATACGTGCCCTTTCACGGAGGAACTATGCGCCAATCCTTGAAGACGAAATCGAAATTCACAATATGGTTCTCCATCGCATAAGCCATGTAGTCCGCTCGGGCAGTCATGAAATCCAATTAAGTCCGCGCGAATTTCAGCTATTAAACCTTTTGGTTCAAAATAAAGGACAGGTACTGCCACGTGAAATGATTCTTGAGCGTATTTGGGGTCTAGACACGGATGTATCTCTTAAAACAATCGATGCTACCGTTAAGTTGATTCGGAAAAAATTAGATAGCCTTGGAAAACAAGACTTGCTTCAAAGTATAAGAGGGGTGGGATATAAGTGTGAATGCTAA